A region of the Candidatus Zixiibacteriota bacterium genome:
AACCGATGAAGATCCGTTTCGACCTTTTAGTTCCTGTCTGGGCACACCCGAGGGAGATCGCAACAAATACTATATCATGCGGCACCAGGAATTCGACTATGATCAGCTTTTCACCGCTCTCGATCATTCTCAGGACGGCTGGCTTCGTCCCCCCGATAATGCGGCCACTTTCGCCGCCGGTTACGATTGCCGCTATCTCCTGTCGTTCGGTCCGTTCACGATTCACCCCGGTCAGAAGTTACCAATCTCGTTCGCCTGGGTCGGAGGTGAGGATTTCCACACGCACCCCGGCGATTTCGCCAACCTGTTCGATCCGTATAATCCCAGTTTGTTCTATGGAACCCTGGATTTTTCACACCTTGCCGCCAACGCTCGCTGGGCCTCCTGGGTCTACGACAATCCCGGCGTAGACACCGACGGCGATGGTGACTCCGGCAAAGCCTGGATTATTTGCGCCGATACGTTAACGACCGAGGTCGATACCATCATCAACGGCGAGGATACCACAATCACCCTCTACACGCTGGAAAACTGCGATACCATCTGGTACGAAGGGGACGCCGTTCCCGATTTCTGCGGTGCCGGTCCTCCCCCACCGCCGGAGTTCTGGGTTTACCCCGAAGAGGGCAAGCTCCGCATCCGCTTCAACGGACTAAAATCGGAAACGACCCGTGATATCTTCTCCCGTGAAGTAGACTTCGAGGGATACCGTATCTATCTGGGACGAGATGAACGCGAACAATCGTTCACCATGATTTCTTCCTACGATCGCGAAAACTACAACAAGCTGGTTTACCAGGACGGCTCGTATGTTCTGGAGGACAGTCCGTTTTTACTCGAAGAACTCCGTTGTCTTTACGCCGACTCGTGCGAAGATGAATCCTGGTATCCGCTCGATTACACACGGACACGGCCTTATCAACATCCTGATTTTCCCGAATCCACTTTCATCTTTGAAGCTCAGGATTATAACGTCTCTACCCTCGGGGGTGAACGTTCCATACGTAAAATCTACGAGACGGCCGAGGAACCGAACATCCTCAATCCTGAAACCGCCGATTCCAGCCTGTTAACCGAAGATGGTTATTTCAAATACTACGAATACGAGTTCGAGATCGAAGACCTTCAGCCTTCAGTCGAATACTATGTCAACGTTACGGCGTTCGACTACGGTTCGCCTAAGTCCGGTCTTCAATCGCTGGAATCATCCGTCTCATACGGCGCCAAACGTGTCTATGCCCAACCCACCCCGGACGAAGTAGCCGCTCGCCGACTTGAGCCTTACGTCTACCCCAATCCGTATCGTATCGACGACGATTACAGCGGCCGAGGATTCGAAAACCGAGAGTCTGATCTTGCCGAAGAACGAGCCCGCCTGTTGCACTTCGCCAATTTACCCGCTCGTTGCACGATCAGTATATTTTCGCTCGATGGCGATCTTGTCCGAAAACTCGAGCATGACGTTCCGGCCGATGATCCCACCGCTTCGCACGAAACATGGAACCTGATCACGCGCAACACTCAGGCGGTTGTCAGTGGATTGTATTACTATGTCGTGGAAGCTGAGGATTTTTCTTACATCGGTAAAGTCGTCATTCTGAAATAGGCGTTGTCTCTGGCTCGACTCGATCGAGAGAGACAAATTTATGCCTCGACAGGAGATAACCGATACCCGACACCAACGCCAGCGAAGATATCAGAGCCCAGGCCAGGGCCGGGCTTTGGCCGAAATGATCGAGAATATACCCACCGAAAAGCGGGCCGAACGACCAGCCCGACGCCACGAAAAATCCATATATCCCCATGTAACGCCCCATCCTGCCTTCGGGAGCAAGACGTGAGGTCAACGTCAGAGAAGGCGGCGACATAACGATTTCACCGAAAGTTACGATGATGATCGCAAACATGAAGTATTCGAAACCTACCAGCACACCGATCATGCCGTATCCTACGGCATATAAAAACGCTCCATAAGCCAATTGGACGCTCAGCGAAAACCGCGATAAAAGGCGCGTCATCGGAAGTTGGAGAGCTACCACCATCAGCCCGTTAAGAGTATATAAATAACCGAGTTGGTTTTCCTCTATCCCGACCATCTCCACACTGTACAAAGAAAACGGCACGATTAACTGCGCCACGACAAGATACAGTAGAAAAATAAGCAACGAATGCCGCGCGAGCAATTTATCGTCCTTGACCGCGATGACATCGCGAATATGAAACCGATCGGACGGGAGGCGATTATCCGGCGCTTTGAGGAAAAAGAGAAAAATCGCCGCTGATACGAACGTCACCACGGCTGAAATGACGAACAGCATCGAATAGGACGAACTAGCCATGAAGCCACCCACCGCCGGTCCTGCTGCCCAGCCAAGATTACCGGCGGCACGGGTGATCGCATAGCCGTCCAGACGTTGCTCCTGAGGAAGAATGTCTGACACCATCGCATTGGCCGTGGGCTGAAAGATCGCGCCGAACGCCGACATGATGAACAGAAACACAGCCAGCCACCAGAAACCCCAATCCCAGTAAATAGCACAGGCCATCAGAAAAAAACTTATCCCACGATAAACCTGGGTATGTATCATCAATCCCTGACGTGAGAAACGATCCGACAGCTCTCCGCCGATCCCCTGAAAGGCGGAACGAACCACGGCCATCACCCCATAGAAAATCCCGATATCGGTAGGACTCATACCGTATTTGGAATGGAAGTAAATAGCGATGAACGGTAAAGACACCGCGAACCCGGAGGCCGAAATAAACCAACCAGCCGCGAGAATCCACAGATTACGATCGTACTGTCGCAGGTTGCCAAGATTTCGCGGTAACATATCGTTCAATATAGACGGTTGTGATCAATAGGCAAATTAAGACTTGAAAGCATGCCTGCGGCCATCATGAATAATGCTGATCCAGCCATTCCGCAATAGAAGAGAAACCGTTGATATCGTGGCGTTGCCAGCCGGCCTCAGCCATGGCCGCCAGGACCGAGGATTTATGCAATCGACGTAGTTTCTCACCTAACGACTCGGCCTTGAGTCTGGTGCCGACTTCCAGCGCCACCCCTCGATCCAGCAGTAAACGACGATTCAGAGGAGCAAAAGATCCTATATCGGGTCCAATGATCACCATCGGCAAGCCCAATCCCATGCCCCAGTTGCTCCGTTCGTGGGCGGGAGCGACAACGAAATCAAACCAGGAGAAAAGCCGGGCGGTGAGAGCATATTCCTCGCGACGGTTTTGGTACAACAGCAAAGTGGCTCGGGGTATTTCACCTTCAATCGGTGTCTCGGGCGTAACCACGAGAAAATCCGCACCGATACGGCCAAAACGCTGAATCGTCTGTGCCGCCAGCAATCCACCCGTTCGAGCGAACACCAAAACCCGATGACCGGCCGTTACGGTCGACCAGGCGACTTCAATCAGGCGCTCGACGTGAACCTTAGGCTCCGCCCCGGAGGAATAAAAGGCCCCCGTTAAAACTCCCCGCCCTTCCAGTCGTTTCCGCCGGAGTTCAAAAGATTCGGTTGCCTGCCTCACAAGAGCCGGTTCAATACACAAACCGGACACATGAATTCGTTCACGATCGTACCCGGCTTCGAGGAATGCTTGCGCTACAGCTTTTGTCGGGACAATCAAACGCTCCGCTCCCAGGACAAGCGACTCGTGCGGCGCCGACATTTCCCCATGCTGGTAGATCAAATTTCGGCGTCCTCTCAAGGCTGCCACCAACACCGGGTGTGCGACCAGCAGCGGTGACTCTTCCGCCATGAATTGAGACCTTATGTCTCGCGCAAGAAAGTGTAATCCCCAATTCCCGTGATTGTAGTTCGCTTTCTTCCTCAGCCTCGCATAAAACAAACCGATCGGGTTTCTCGGAGAGCTGTGCCGGTACAACCAGCGTGCCGTCTTCCAGGCCAGACGGGATAATCCGTGACTCAGATCGAAAACATTCGTCTGACGCCGCACCAGACGCACCCGAGCCGAGCGGATCAGAGCATCCACGATGCCGTCCAGATAATACGGATGTCCCCGACCGATTTCGGTGTACAGCAGTTCCAGCATTCTCGATTCCGGCACAACCGGCCGAGGTTCATCGGGAATCACGAAGTTTCCTCACGAATAACGTTTTTTCGGAAATCATGATAAGCGACACCGGGAGCGGCGTCAACGCCCGCGACGGGCAAAAATAAATGCGGCCGGGTTGGCTTCCGGCCGCATCAGACAATAGCTAACGAAGTAACTAGATCATTCGGAGACTTCGGCCATCTCGCGAAGGTCGACCACTTTCGATAGATCCAGAAACATAAGAAGGCGATCCTCAAGTTTGGCGACACCCTGGACATACTCCTGATCGATTCGGGTCACCAGTTCCGGCGGCGGCTCAATGGCGCTGCCCGGAATACGCAATACCTCGGACACGGCATCGACGATCAGACCGATCGTTCGTCCCTGAACATCCGCCACGACTATCCGGGTCGATTTGTCGTACTCGGCGGCATCCAGATCGAGTCGTTTCCTTAAGTCGATTACCGGAATCACTTTACCGCGAAGATTAATCACTCCCTCGACATAATCCGGTACCTTCGGTACTCGGGTTATCTCGGTCATCCTATTGATCTCCTGCACATTCAGGATATCCACACCAAATTCTTCGGCGCCGATCCGGAACGAAACCAACTGGATCAAATCATCGGTCCGATCCGCTTGCAGGTCGGTCAACATTTCGGTTTGGGTGGCGGTCATCAGCTTTTCCTTAACAATTCAATCCCCGGCCGGGCCGGAGACAGTCCCAAGTATCGCTATCAACTGTATCGGCAGGACCGCCGGGATATTAAGCAACTGGAAACACAAGTCTGGAGCTCTTTATCGCGTAGCGGTGGGATTTATCTCCGCCGCTGAAGATTTTTTTTCAATACTCCAGAGAATAAAAGCGACATAAAGCCGCCCGCTAAAGAAGGTTGGTTTGCATAAGCGGATTACCTGTTCAAATTTTGAGCAGGAGAGCCGGATCAATCCGACTCGGATAGAAGGGTCATCATCCGGGCGGCAGTCGATGGACTATGTCCCGAATAATGGTTGTTGAAAAAGGCAAACAAATCCTGGTCAACCCGGACTATTTTCTTGATCGTCTGGCGCCACCAGTGGAGGTCGGACTCCCGGTCGTCGCGGAGATATGAGAAGTCCTCCCTGATTTTACTGCGGTCTCCCAGAAAACGCAGGTAATGGAAGTCGGCGGTCGCTATATCCATACGAGGCATCCGGGGATGCTCGATCAGACACAGGGCGATATTCTTCTCACGCAACAGGTCGAACAACGCCGGAACTTCAAGCCAGGCTTGTTTGCGCAATTCAATCGAATAACGCGGACCGGACGGAAGCGCTTCGATCAAACGAATCAGGAGATCGAACCGCTCAGGCCCGAAACCAGCGGCGAATTGCAATAGAAGCGGCCCTTGTTTGTCCCCCAGCCCTTTCATGACTTCGATAAAACGACGAGCAACAACGAGACGTTCCTCGATTGTCCCCTCGTGTGTTACGGCCTTCGGAAACTTGGCGGAAAAAACGAAATCATCCGGAGTATTTTTACACCAGCGTTCAACCACCGCCGCTGAAGGAATTCGATAGAACGTGGCATCGATCTCAACCGCGTTGAACCGCGATGAATAAAACCGCAAAAAATCCGCCTGCGGGCAAAACTGCGGGTAGAAATTACCCAGCCAGTCCTTATAGCTGAAGCCCGATGTCCCTATCCTGTATTTCCCTGTGCTCATGACAATCCTGTAACAGCCGTCATTCCCGGAAGTTCAAAACGAAAACAGCTCCAAGATGTGATCATTATCCTAAATCAGAGGATTTATTCCTGCCCGTTGCGCCCCGGCCCGAATTGTTGTATTATCTGCCACAATGACGGCAAACGAAAGGATGTCACATGAAAGACAAACGTAACGAAATACTCGCCAAGCAACTGCTCGAATACTCCGTAGAGCTGAAAAAAGGCGAGACGATCTACATAGAGATCAAGGGAAAAGAAGCCCTCGAACTGGGTAAAGAACTTATCGGTCATGCCACTCGTCTCGGCGCTACGCCGTTCTGGTTTTACAACGATGAATCATTGTTGCGCCAATGGGTCCAGCACGCCAGTGAAGAGCAATATAAACGGCAGACGGAATTGCATCTGGAGCTGATGCGCCAGTCCGATGCCTATATCGGCCTGCGCGGTTCCGACAATCCGTTCGATATGGCCGATATCGACTCTAAAAAGATGGAGATGCAGTCCAAGCTCTTTTATCGCCCGGTGCACCTCGACGAACGTGTCAAGCGGACCCGCTGGGTCGTCCTGCGCTACCCCAACAACGCCATGGCTCAACTGGCTGAGACCTCACAGGAAGCGTTCGAGACCTTCTACTATAACGTCTGCTGCGCCGACTATGCCAAGATGTCAAAGGCTCAGGACAAACTCAAAGCCCTCATGGAAGCGACCGACAAAGTCCATATCAAATCCCCCGGCACCGACCTGACTTTCTCTATGAAAGACATCTTGGTAGTCAAATGTGACGGTCATCGCAACATTCCCGACGGTGAGGTTTACACCGCCCCGGTGCGCGATTCGGTTAACGGCGTTATTACCTATAACACCCCGTCGCTGTATCAGGGGAATCTGTACGAAAACATCAGCTTCACCTTTGAAAAGGGTAAGATCGTCAAAGCGACTTGCTCGGGCAACGAGAAGAAGCTCAACGAGGTTCTCGACAGTGATGAAGGCGCTCGCTACGTCGGCGAGTTCGCCATCGGTGTCAATCCGTTCATCCTGCACCCGATGAAGGATACCCTGTTCGATGAAAAGATCGCCGGCTCGCTTCATTTCACCCCGGGTCAGTGTTACGATGAGGCCCCCAATGGCAACGATTCCTCGATCCACTGGGATCTGGTCCTGATCCAGCGTCCGGATTACGGCGGCGGCGAAATCTATTTCGACGACAAACTGATCCGCAAGGACGGCGTATTCGTCGATAAAGACCTCGAGAAGCAGTTCTCGGAGGAAAATCTCAAGGCCGAAGGGCTCTAGGCCTCTAAGTAGAGGAGGATACGATGCAATCGACCACTGAAGTTATCAAGTTCGCCATGCAAATGGAACTGGACGGTAAGGCCTTCTACGAGAAAGGGGCTGCGGTCGCCGTTGATCCGGCGATCAAGGACATTTTCAAAACTCTAGCCGAAGAAGAGGCCAAGCACTTCACCATCTTCAAGAGCATGCGTGACGGTGCTCTCGAAGAAGCCCGGGCCGGCATGGCTGCCCGAACCCAGACCCCGAAGCTGGCCAAAAACATCTTCAAACAACTCACCGAAGCCGGGCGCGATTCAATCGCTGCCGAGGGTGCTTTGGAAACGTGGCAGGAAGCGATGAGGGTCGAAGAGAAGTCCGAGAAGCTCTATCGCGATGCCGCCGATAAAGAGAACGACGCCGTCCTGAAAGGTCTCCTGAACACAATCGCCGATGAGGAGAAAAATCACATCTACCTGATCGAGAATATGATCCTGTTCATCAAAGATCCACAGGGCTATGCCGCTTCATCTAATTACGCCAGTTTCATGAGCTGGGAAGGACACTCCTCCGACGAACTGTAGTTCGAAATTGACCGAATCACTTCATCGGCCCCGCGGGTGCTTCGAGCGCTCGCGGGGTTCGTTGTATCTCGGATATTACAACACCGACCAGCACCGTCACGCCCCCCAGAATAAACATCGGTCCCAGCCCCTCCCCTAACCAGAAATAAGCTACGATACTGGCAATGATCGGCTGGACATTTTGATAAACCGCCGCTCGTGAGGCATCCAGATACTTGATCAACCAGAACCAGATAACATAGACGATCAATGAAAGACCGACAGCCATATAAGCCACAGCCCCCCATGCGCCCCAGTTGGTCTGACTGTAATCGAACTTGATTGCATGATAAACGCCAAACGGGAAATAGAGCACCGACCCGCAGGCGACCGAATAGGCGGTAAGACGCAACGCTCCATACTGCCGCACCATGGTTTTACCTAAAACGGTATAATATGCCCAGGCTACGACCGAGACTACGATAATCATATCCCCCATCAAATACTCCGTGCCCACCTTGATCGCTCCCACTGACATCACCATCACCGCGCCGATCAAAGCCAAAGCGATTCCGAAAACACGAAGCCACAGGAACTTCTCGTCAAGATGAATCATCGCCAGGATATAAACCCAGATCGGGGTAGTGGCAAACAACACCGCTCCATGACCGGCAGCGGTCAGCGATTGCCCGTACAAAAAGAGTGTCTGATTGAGAGGAATAATAAGGATACCCAGCAGCCAGATTTTTGGCCAGTCCCGGCGTGCGATCGGCGTGCCGTATTTTTTCGTGCGTGTCAGCCCGAGCAGAATCACCGAGGCCAGCACGAAACGATAAAATGCGAATGTAAAAGGCTCTATTATCGCCAGCCCGTACTTGGCGACCGGGTATGCGAACGACGCCACCGACTGCTGGACAGCTATTGCCGCCAGTAAAAGGCCGAATGACTTACTATTTTCGCTCACGCACCGCCGCCGCGCCAAATCCCTCTGGGAGTGTTGAAATACTTCTTCTACGGCGGAGACAAGCCCCGCCGCTACGCCTCAAAGAACCTTAACCTCGCGTAGCGGGCGGCCTTGCGTCGCCCGCATTACGATTGTAGTTTGCAGAATATCCGCACTTAGGATTTCTTCACCAAAGCCCTCTTACAGGAGCCCCCGATGATAACCGCCGTCGACCGGAATCGATGTCCCGGTAATATAAGCGGCTTTGTCACTGGATAGAAACGTGATCAACGCCGCCAGTTCTTCCGGTTGCCCCACCCGTCTCGCCGGGATGTTGGCCGCGATTCCATCAATAATCTCCTCGGGACTTTTCCCCGCTTTTTCGGCGCGGCTTTTCGCCAGGTTAATCAAGCGCTCCGTCGCCGTATACCCCGGGCAAACACAGTTGAACGTGATACCCTTATCGGCATACGTGTTGCTCAACGTCTTGCACAAGCCGGTAACCCCGGCGCGGGTGGCGTTGGATAACACCAACTCATCGACCGGTTGAAACACCCCGACTGAGGTTATGTAGATCACACGCCCCCAGCCCTTTTTGATCATGCCGTCAAGCACGCCGCGAGTCAGACCGACCGCTGAATGTAAAACCAGGTCGGTCGCATCACGCCAGGTTTCGGCCGTATGATCCAAAAACGCCCCCGGAGGCGGACCTCCGGCGTTGGCAACCAGAATATCAACTTCACCCGCTGAGGCCAGGATGTTGTTCACATCAACGATATTCGAAACATCTCCGGTCACCGTCTGTGGTTTGTGTCCGGTTGTTTTTTCTATCTTCTTAGCCGCCTCGTTGAGCCGGTCGCCATAACGACCGTTGATCGTTACCTCGACTCCTTCCATCGTAAGAGCAATCGCGGCCGCCATTCCCAGACCGGCTGAAGCACCGGTTACCAACGCCCGTTTGCCCTTGAGCCCCAGCTCCATTACCGCACGACTTCCACGATTTCGAACGGCAGCTCAGCCGCTGTTTTACAACCGCTCTGGAAATCGCAAACACGGAACCGTTCGTTCGGGGAATGGATATTGTCGTCCTGCTGACTGAGACCGATTAATAGCGTGTCGATACCTAGAATCTTCTTGAAATCACCCACGACCGGAATCGAACCGCCCTCCATGATCAAAACCGGCTCCTTACCGAATCCTTTTTTGATCGATTTCCGGGCCGCTTCGAGCCAGATACTATCGATCGGAACTTTTACCGCACCGGCTCCGCCGTGCTTGTCTACCTTTACCGTGACCGATGCCGGGGCAATCTTTTTGAGATATTTCTCGATCTTGTTGCAGATATCCATCGGCTTCTGGTTGGCCACCAGACGCATCGTAATCTTGGCCGAAGCCCAGGCCGGAATGATCGTCTTGGCGCCTTCGCCCTGGTAACCGCCGGTAATGCCGTTGACATCACAAGTCGGCCGAGCCCAGGAACGTTCGTAAACGGAATACCCTTTTTCACCCTGGACCGCCTTCGCTCCGGTTTCCTTGAGGTACCCTTTCTCGGAGTACGGCAGCTTCTTGAACTCTTTGCGTTCCGCGGGGGTCAGCGGCTTGACGTCGGCATAGAAACCCGGAATGGCAACCTTGCCGTTTTTGTCATGCAGCTTGCTGATCATATCACAAAGGATATTGACCGGATTGCCGACCGCACCGCCGTAAGAACCGGAATGCAGATCGTGGCTGGGGCCATGCACGAACACCTCAACCGAGGCAATCCCGCGCAGGCCGTATGTTACCGCCGGATGAGTCCGGTCAAACTGGCTCGTATCGGATATCACACAGACATCCGACGCCAACATTTCTCTGTGCTCCTTAAGGAATCGCGGCAGATTGGCCGAATGGCATTCCTCTTCTCCCTCGATCAACATTTTGACGTTGATCGGCAGCGTGCCGTCGGTTTTCAAAATGGCTTCGAGGCCTTTGATTTGTGCGAATACCTGTCCTTTGTCGTCGGCCGAACCGCGCGCCAGGATATATCCGCCTTTGATGACCGGCTTGAACGGGGGGGAATTCCAGAGATTAAAAGGCTCTGCCGGCTGAACATCGTAATGGCCGTAGTACAGCACCGTGGGAAGCGACTTATCAACCTTGTATTCGGCGAACAACAGTGGGTGTCCTTTGGTCGACATAACCCGAGCCTTGAAACCGATTTCCGTGAGATGATTCTTAAGCCATGTGGCGCACTTGTGCATGTCCTTTTTGTGTTCTGACTTGGCCGAAACCGAAGGAAAGCGCAACAGTTCGAACAACTCGTTGAGCGCCTTTTTTTCATTTTTCTTCAGATATTGAATTGCGGTCATCATCTATCTCCTGTGTCTTTGATCCCAGATTTGAGGCAGAATATAGCGTTGCTGTTGTCGGCTGTAAAGCGTTTCTATCGGTGATGTTGGTGGGCGGCAGACTTTGTGTCTTACCCTTTGCAACCGCGGAATCTGTCCTCTCTGAATCCTGCAAAATAACTCGCGAATAATCCAACCGTGTTGGTGGGCGGCAGACGTCTCGTCTGCCTCTTCAGCAGCACACCCTG
Encoded here:
- a CDS encoding MFS transporter, translated to MLPRNLGNLRQYDRNLWILAAGWFISASGFAVSLPFIAIYFHSKYGMSPTDIGIFYGVMAVVRSAFQGIGGELSDRFSRQGLMIHTQVYRGISFFLMACAIYWDWGFWWLAVFLFIMSAFGAIFQPTANAMVSDILPQEQRLDGYAITRAAGNLGWAAGPAVGGFMASSSYSMLFVISAVVTFVSAAIFLFFLKAPDNRLPSDRFHIRDVIAVKDDKLLARHSLLIFLLYLVVAQLIVPFSLYSVEMVGIEENQLGYLYTLNGLMVVALQLPMTRLLSRFSLSVQLAYGAFLYAVGYGMIGVLVGFEYFMFAIIIVTFGEIVMSPPSLTLTSRLAPEGRMGRYMGIYGFFVASGWSFGPLFGGYILDHFGQSPALAWALISSLALVSGIGYLLSRHKFVSLDRVEPETTPISE
- a CDS encoding chemotaxis protein CheW, which encodes MTATQTEMLTDLQADRTDDLIQLVSFRIGAEEFGVDILNVQEINRMTEITRVPKVPDYVEGVINLRGKVIPVIDLRKRLDLDAAEYDKSTRIVVADVQGRTIGLIVDAVSEVLRIPGSAIEPPPELVTRIDQEYVQGVAKLEDRLLMFLDLSKVVDLREMAEVSE
- a CDS encoding DUF72 domain-containing protein — its product is MSTGKYRIGTSGFSYKDWLGNFYPQFCPQADFLRFYSSRFNAVEIDATFYRIPSAAVVERWCKNTPDDFVFSAKFPKAVTHEGTIEERLVVARRFIEVMKGLGDKQGPLLLQFAAGFGPERFDLLIRLIEALPSGPRYSIELRKQAWLEVPALFDLLREKNIALCLIEHPRMPRMDIATADFHYLRFLGDRSKIREDFSYLRDDRESDLHWWRQTIKKIVRVDQDLFAFFNNHYSGHSPSTAARMMTLLSESD
- a CDS encoding aminopeptidase, which codes for MKDKRNEILAKQLLEYSVELKKGETIYIEIKGKEALELGKELIGHATRLGATPFWFYNDESLLRQWVQHASEEQYKRQTELHLELMRQSDAYIGLRGSDNPFDMADIDSKKMEMQSKLFYRPVHLDERVKRTRWVVLRYPNNAMAQLAETSQEAFETFYYNVCCADYAKMSKAQDKLKALMEATDKVHIKSPGTDLTFSMKDILVVKCDGHRNIPDGEVYTAPVRDSVNGVITYNTPSLYQGNLYENISFTFEKGKIVKATCSGNEKKLNEVLDSDEGARYVGEFAIGVNPFILHPMKDTLFDEKIAGSLHFTPGQCYDEAPNGNDSSIHWDLVLIQRPDYGGGEIYFDDKLIRKDGVFVDKDLEKQFSEENLKAEGL
- a CDS encoding ferritin family protein is translated as MQSTTEVIKFAMQMELDGKAFYEKGAAVAVDPAIKDIFKTLAEEEAKHFTIFKSMRDGALEEARAGMAARTQTPKLAKNIFKQLTEAGRDSIAAEGALETWQEAMRVEEKSEKLYRDAADKENDAVLKGLLNTIADEEKNHIYLIENMILFIKDPQGYAASSNYASFMSWEGHSSDEL
- a CDS encoding EamA family transporter; this translates as MSENSKSFGLLLAAIAVQQSVASFAYPVAKYGLAIIEPFTFAFYRFVLASVILLGLTRTKKYGTPIARRDWPKIWLLGILIIPLNQTLFLYGQSLTAAGHGAVLFATTPIWVYILAMIHLDEKFLWLRVFGIALALIGAVMVMSVGAIKVGTEYLMGDMIIVVSVVAWAYYTVLGKTMVRQYGALRLTAYSVACGSVLYFPFGVYHAIKFDYSQTNWGAWGAVAYMAVGLSLIVYVIWFWLIKYLDASRAAVYQNVQPIIASIVAYFWLGEGLGPMFILGGVTVLVGVVISEIQRTPRALEAPAGPMK
- a CDS encoding SDR family oxidoreductase — its product is MELGLKGKRALVTGASAGLGMAAAIALTMEGVEVTINGRYGDRLNEAAKKIEKTTGHKPQTVTGDVSNIVDVNNILASAGEVDILVANAGGPPPGAFLDHTAETWRDATDLVLHSAVGLTRGVLDGMIKKGWGRVIYITSVGVFQPVDELVLSNATRAGVTGLCKTLSNTYADKGITFNCVCPGYTATERLINLAKSRAEKAGKSPEEIIDGIAANIPARRVGQPEELAALITFLSSDKAAYITGTSIPVDGGYHRGLL
- a CDS encoding dipeptidase gives rise to the protein MMTAIQYLKKNEKKALNELFELLRFPSVSAKSEHKKDMHKCATWLKNHLTEIGFKARVMSTKGHPLLFAEYKVDKSLPTVLYYGHYDVQPAEPFNLWNSPPFKPVIKGGYILARGSADDKGQVFAQIKGLEAILKTDGTLPINVKMLIEGEEECHSANLPRFLKEHREMLASDVCVISDTSQFDRTHPAVTYGLRGIASVEVFVHGPSHDLHSGSYGGAVGNPVNILCDMISKLHDKNGKVAIPGFYADVKPLTPAERKEFKKLPYSEKGYLKETGAKAVQGEKGYSVYERSWARPTCDVNGITGGYQGEGAKTIIPAWASAKITMRLVANQKPMDICNKIEKYLKKIAPASVTVKVDKHGGAGAVKVPIDSIWLEAARKSIKKGFGKEPVLIMEGGSIPVVGDFKKILGIDTLLIGLSQQDDNIHSPNERFRVCDFQSGCKTAAELPFEIVEVVR